A single region of the Epinephelus fuscoguttatus linkage group LG14, E.fuscoguttatus.final_Chr_v1 genome encodes:
- the znf839 gene encoding uncharacterized protein znf839 isoform X2 produces the protein MANNEDDSGSTRTITATEPPGAAAQPPAAQCTQPGDSLPSAFAAQITQPGENVIAAGANQSSQPGESSQTGSGAETSQSGESSQTESGAEVSQPGESLQTGSEAQLADLLQNCPEEQSILVGTEFTGLGPDLVNTTIIYVQPDGSLVEGSGLTAEEQQALLEQLTKQQIVQVSDTEAAQLLQQSQLVKTIPVHNTALDPSQLQQVINQVTKSQQQVHVQVPQQSLKQQVQVPQQGLKQQVQVPQQVLKQQVQVPQQNLKQQVQVPQQNLKTTAQNNASQQLKSVAQQVAMQTGGSVQVIQKKSEPVRIQIQVPPKQEVKSAPAPQQKTVAGQQFILQQSPGDPPIQLLLPSPTPVVGSLLPLVHKLTGQTTSASTVSSAGQKSAISPIRVQIPSMPKTAHIRVQTPSVTKTSPTPAAKTVSVPLIKPPANGTTTATNKSPVKPPAVVAAVPVQTASPAAARTASVAPAPVTPLPIATPPVVKDKEKEKEKKVKRREKKAAKVQTRSGRVSRPPKYKAKDYKFIKTEDLADSHQSDSDDYSDMSVEEEGEEGGRKDGAAPGASPSLTYSHKSRSHRCQTCDKAYIGPGGLNRHYKLNPTHGEPDPPSNEPRPLRDDDQSQETTTGGVREEEEEEEEEEKKKEDKPAATATNRVEGGPAAAVGLRGLHHRGPGRPRGRGRGRGRGRGRGRGRSLGPPPKVTVGLVSRRGRRGRPPKLSSVTMVTAEQQVERRRDRLQELVEQCEDEELMDIVLPRLTKVLSLWELLLAKVEGGGPARTRFPDIYCEFESLQAQVRQAAQEYIVSPQSGAMPLEVRNIEVARSLGILDELNRMKVVPGASPSSSLTNKNVRYMENSKMLPPSKRFKMENSVPVHQNGIETPRAVGTAVTSVTSNLKPCSVSVSPLMIPAASKQLTTTADSTSSSSGSTSAKMPSTQAPPAVTPTPMEVSPGEDQPMGPLKTDAQVEPPKTVAQLTPLKTDAQVEPLLASQDQVLSTSDITAQMKVLEKALDSSSKTTVDSKTPESSSTQTPESSSAQTPESSSTQTPESSSVQTPAFSSLQQKESGSADPCEPKELQEGQEIYIQTEGLTVQLAEPGLDRIVIVNGPDGTTMHIQTPEGVPLEAVQALLGIEASDGAKAPQ, from the exons ATGGCGAACAACGAGGATGACAGCGGTTCGACCAGAACAATAACAGCCACGGAGCCGCCGGGGGCCGCGGCTCAGCCTCCCGCTGCTCAGTGCACCCAGCCCGGTGACAGTTTACCGTCAGCTTTCGCTGCTCAGATCACCCAACCCGGGGAGAATGTAATTGCAGCGGGCGCCAACCAGAGCAGTCAGCCCGGGGAGAGCTCACAGACAGGGTCCGGAGCTGAGACCAGTCAGTCCGGGGAGAGTTCACAGACAGAGTCCGGAGCTGAGGTCAGTCAGCCCGGGGAGAGTTTACAGACAGGGTCCGAGGCTCAGCTGGCGGACTTGTTGCAGAACTGCCCAGAAGAACAGAGCATCCTGGTGGGCACAGAGTTCACCGGGCTGGGCCCGGACCTGGTTAACACCACCATCATCTACGTGCAGCCGGACGGCAGCCTGGTGGAGGGCTCCGGACTGACGGCCGAGGAGCAGCAGGCTCTGCTGGAGCAGCTCACCAAGCAGCAGATCGTCCAGGTCTCAGACACCGAGGCCGCCCAGCTGCTCCAGCAGAGCCAGCTGGTCAAAACCATCCCGGTCCACAACACAGCCCTGGACCCgagccagctgcagcaggtCATCAACCAGGTCACCAAGTCCCAGCAGCAGGTCCACGTCCAGGTCCCCCAGCAGAGTCTGAAACAGCAGGTCCAGGTCCCCCAGCAGGGTCTGAAGCAGCAGGTCCAGGTTCCCCAGCAGGTTCTGAAGCAGCAGGTccaagtcccccagcagaacctGAAGCAGCAGGTCcaggtcccccagcagaacttAAAGACCACAGCTCAGAACAACGCCTCCCAGCAGCTGAAGAGTGTCGCCCAGCAGGTCGCCATGCAGACCGGAGGCTCGGTCCAGGTGATCCAGAAGAAG TCGGAGCCCGTCAGGATCCAGATCCAGGTTCCCcctaaacaggaagtgaagtcTGCCCCTGCCCCCCAGCAGAAGACTGTAGCT GGTCAGCAGTTCATCCTGCAGCAGAGCCCGGGGGACCCCCCCATCCAGTTGTTGCTGCCGAGCCCCACTCCCGTCGTCGGATCTCTGCTCCCATTGGTCCACAAGCTCACAGGACAGACGACATCAGCAAGCACTGTCTCCAGTGCGGGTCAGAAATCAGCAATATCACCCATTAGAGTCCAGATCCCCTCCATGCCCAAGACCGCCCACATCAGAGTCCAGACCCCTTCTGTCACCAAGACCTCGCCCACCCCTGCTGCTAAGACTGTTAGTGTCCCGCTAATTAAACCCCCTGCAAACGGCACAACCACAGCCACAAATAAGAGTCCTGTTAAACCACCTGCAGTCGTCGCAGCGGTCCCAGTACAGACTGCTTCACCTGCTGCTGCCCGAACTGCCTCAGTGGCTCCGGCCCCTGTGACCCCGCTCCCTATAGCCACGCCCCCAGTAGTGaaggacaaagaaaaggagaaagagaagaaggtaaagaggagggagaaaaaggCAGCGAAGGTCCAGACCAGATCCGGTCGAGTCTCCAGACCACCTAAGTATAAAGCCAAAGACTACAAGTTCATAAAGACAGAGGACCTGGCCGACAGCCACCAGTCTGACTCTGACGACTACTCTGACATGAGCgtagaggaggagggggaggagggcggGAGGAAGGATGGCGCAGCCCCTGGTGCCTCCCCCTCCCTCACCTACAGCCACAAGTCCCGGTCCCACCGCTGCCAGACTTGCGACAAGGCCTACATCGGTCCTGGTGGCCTAAATCGGCATTACAAACTGAACCCGACTCATGGAGAGCCCGATCCGCCCAGTAATGAACCACGCCCACTCAGAGACGATGACCAATCACAGGAGACAACAACAGGAGGTgttagagaggaggaggaggaggaggaggaggaggagaagaagaaagaggacaAACCTGCTGCCACGGCAACAAACAGA GTGGAGGGCGGCCCAGCAGCTGCTGTAGGACTTAGGGGCCTTCATCACAGAGGCCCCGGCCGGCCCCGAGGACGAGGACGAGGCAGAGGCAGGGGGCGTGGACGGGGACGGGGAAGATCACTGGGGCCGCCACCCAag GTGACGGTGGGCCTTGTCAGTAGGCGGGGCCGTCGCGGCAGACCTCCGAAGCTCTCCTccgtcaccatggtaacagcgGAGCAACAGGTGGAGAGGAGACGAGACCGACTGCAGGAG CTGGTGGAGCAGTGCGAGGATGAGGAGCTGATGGACATTGTTCTTCCTCGTTTGACCAAAGTGTTGAGTCTTTGGGAGCTGCTCCTGGCAAAG GTGGAGGGTGGCGGTCCGGCTCGGACTCGGTTTCCAgacatttactgtgagtttGAGTCCCTTCAGGCACAGGTGAGACAGGCTGCTCAGGAATACATTGTCAGCCCGCAGAGTGGAGCCATGCCCCTGGAGGTCAGGAACATCGAG GTTGCCAGGTCTCTGGGGATCCTGGATGAACTGAACAGGATGAAAGTGGTTCCTGGAGCATCTCCCAGCTCCAGTCTGACTAATAAGAACGTCCGATACATGGAG AATTCCAAGATGCTGCCGCCTTCAAAGAGATTCAAGATGGAAAACAGCGTTCCAGTTCACCAGAATGGCATCGAGACGCCCAGAGCAG TTGGGACAGCAGTGACCTCTGTGACCTCCAATCTGAAGCCCTGCTCagtttctgtctctcctctgaTGATTCCAGCTGCAAGCAAACAGCTGACCACCACTGCTGACTCCACCTCCAG CTCCTCTGGCTCCACCTCTGCTAAGATGCCCTCCACTCAGGCTCCACCAGCTGTCACGCCCACGCCCATGGAGGTGAGCCCAGGTGAGGACCAGCCGATGGGGCCTTTAAAAACCGACGCCCAGGTGGAGCCTCCGAAGACGGTCGCCCAGTTGACACCTCTGAAAACCGACGCCCAGGTAGAGCCTCTGTTGGCCAGCCAGGACCAGGTCCTGAGCACCAGTGACATCACAGCCCAGATGAAGGTGCTGGAGAAAGCTCTGGATTCAAGCTCCAAAACCACCGTAGATTCAAAGACACCTGAGTCCAGCTCCACCCAGACCCCTGAGTCCAGCTCCGCCCAGACCCCTGAGTCCAGCTCCACCCAGACACCTGAGTCCAGTTCAGTCCAGACTCCGGCTTTCTCTTCACTCCAGCAGAAAGAGTCAGGCTCAGCGGATCCCTGCGAGCCCAAAGAGCTCCAGGAGGGTCAGGAAATTTACATCCAGACCGAGGGGCTGACAGTCCAGCTGGCAGAGCC
- the znf839 gene encoding uncharacterized protein znf839 isoform X1: MANNEDDSGSTRTITATEPPGAAAQPPAAQCTQPGDSLPSAFAAQITQPGENVIAAGANQSSQPGESSQTGSGAETSQSGESSQTESGAEVSQPGESLQTGSEAQLADLLQNCPEEQSILVGTEFTGLGPDLVNTTIIYVQPDGSLVEGSGLTAEEQQALLEQLTKQQIVQVSDTEAAQLLQQSQLVKTIPVHNTALDPSQLQQVINQVTKSQQQVHVQVPQQSLKQQVQVPQQGLKQQVQVPQQVLKQQVQVPQQNLKQQVQVPQQNLKTTAQNNASQQLKSVAQQVAMQTGGSVQVIQKKSEPVRIQIQVPPKQEVKSAPAPQQKTVAVSHPQVKLSSNGSTSSAQIIHIQPMLGQQGQQFILQQSPGDPPIQLLLPSPTPVVGSLLPLVHKLTGQTTSASTVSSAGQKSAISPIRVQIPSMPKTAHIRVQTPSVTKTSPTPAAKTVSVPLIKPPANGTTTATNKSPVKPPAVVAAVPVQTASPAAARTASVAPAPVTPLPIATPPVVKDKEKEKEKKVKRREKKAAKVQTRSGRVSRPPKYKAKDYKFIKTEDLADSHQSDSDDYSDMSVEEEGEEGGRKDGAAPGASPSLTYSHKSRSHRCQTCDKAYIGPGGLNRHYKLNPTHGEPDPPSNEPRPLRDDDQSQETTTGGVREEEEEEEEEEKKKEDKPAATATNRVEGGPAAAVGLRGLHHRGPGRPRGRGRGRGRGRGRGRGRSLGPPPKVTVGLVSRRGRRGRPPKLSSVTMVTAEQQVERRRDRLQELVEQCEDEELMDIVLPRLTKVLSLWELLLAKVEGGGPARTRFPDIYCEFESLQAQVRQAAQEYIVSPQSGAMPLEVRNIEVARSLGILDELNRMKVVPGASPSSSLTNKNVRYMENSKMLPPSKRFKMENSVPVHQNGIETPRAVGTAVTSVTSNLKPCSVSVSPLMIPAASKQLTTTADSTSSSSGSTSAKMPSTQAPPAVTPTPMEVSPGEDQPMGPLKTDAQVEPPKTVAQLTPLKTDAQVEPLLASQDQVLSTSDITAQMKVLEKALDSSSKTTVDSKTPESSSTQTPESSSAQTPESSSTQTPESSSVQTPAFSSLQQKESGSADPCEPKELQEGQEIYIQTEGLTVQLAEPGLDRIVIVNGPDGTTMHIQTPEGVPLEAVQALLGIEASDGAKAPQ, encoded by the exons ATGGCGAACAACGAGGATGACAGCGGTTCGACCAGAACAATAACAGCCACGGAGCCGCCGGGGGCCGCGGCTCAGCCTCCCGCTGCTCAGTGCACCCAGCCCGGTGACAGTTTACCGTCAGCTTTCGCTGCTCAGATCACCCAACCCGGGGAGAATGTAATTGCAGCGGGCGCCAACCAGAGCAGTCAGCCCGGGGAGAGCTCACAGACAGGGTCCGGAGCTGAGACCAGTCAGTCCGGGGAGAGTTCACAGACAGAGTCCGGAGCTGAGGTCAGTCAGCCCGGGGAGAGTTTACAGACAGGGTCCGAGGCTCAGCTGGCGGACTTGTTGCAGAACTGCCCAGAAGAACAGAGCATCCTGGTGGGCACAGAGTTCACCGGGCTGGGCCCGGACCTGGTTAACACCACCATCATCTACGTGCAGCCGGACGGCAGCCTGGTGGAGGGCTCCGGACTGACGGCCGAGGAGCAGCAGGCTCTGCTGGAGCAGCTCACCAAGCAGCAGATCGTCCAGGTCTCAGACACCGAGGCCGCCCAGCTGCTCCAGCAGAGCCAGCTGGTCAAAACCATCCCGGTCCACAACACAGCCCTGGACCCgagccagctgcagcaggtCATCAACCAGGTCACCAAGTCCCAGCAGCAGGTCCACGTCCAGGTCCCCCAGCAGAGTCTGAAACAGCAGGTCCAGGTCCCCCAGCAGGGTCTGAAGCAGCAGGTCCAGGTTCCCCAGCAGGTTCTGAAGCAGCAGGTccaagtcccccagcagaacctGAAGCAGCAGGTCcaggtcccccagcagaacttAAAGACCACAGCTCAGAACAACGCCTCCCAGCAGCTGAAGAGTGTCGCCCAGCAGGTCGCCATGCAGACCGGAGGCTCGGTCCAGGTGATCCAGAAGAAG TCGGAGCCCGTCAGGATCCAGATCCAGGTTCCCcctaaacaggaagtgaagtcTGCCCCTGCCCCCCAGCAGAAGACTGTAGCTGTCAGTCATCCGCAGGTGAAGCTGTCTTCCAATGGCAGTACCAGCAGTGCACAGATCATTCACATCCAGCCTATGCTTGGTCAACAGGGTCAGCAGTTCATCCTGCAGCAGAGCCCGGGGGACCCCCCCATCCAGTTGTTGCTGCCGAGCCCCACTCCCGTCGTCGGATCTCTGCTCCCATTGGTCCACAAGCTCACAGGACAGACGACATCAGCAAGCACTGTCTCCAGTGCGGGTCAGAAATCAGCAATATCACCCATTAGAGTCCAGATCCCCTCCATGCCCAAGACCGCCCACATCAGAGTCCAGACCCCTTCTGTCACCAAGACCTCGCCCACCCCTGCTGCTAAGACTGTTAGTGTCCCGCTAATTAAACCCCCTGCAAACGGCACAACCACAGCCACAAATAAGAGTCCTGTTAAACCACCTGCAGTCGTCGCAGCGGTCCCAGTACAGACTGCTTCACCTGCTGCTGCCCGAACTGCCTCAGTGGCTCCGGCCCCTGTGACCCCGCTCCCTATAGCCACGCCCCCAGTAGTGaaggacaaagaaaaggagaaagagaagaaggtaaagaggagggagaaaaaggCAGCGAAGGTCCAGACCAGATCCGGTCGAGTCTCCAGACCACCTAAGTATAAAGCCAAAGACTACAAGTTCATAAAGACAGAGGACCTGGCCGACAGCCACCAGTCTGACTCTGACGACTACTCTGACATGAGCgtagaggaggagggggaggagggcggGAGGAAGGATGGCGCAGCCCCTGGTGCCTCCCCCTCCCTCACCTACAGCCACAAGTCCCGGTCCCACCGCTGCCAGACTTGCGACAAGGCCTACATCGGTCCTGGTGGCCTAAATCGGCATTACAAACTGAACCCGACTCATGGAGAGCCCGATCCGCCCAGTAATGAACCACGCCCACTCAGAGACGATGACCAATCACAGGAGACAACAACAGGAGGTgttagagaggaggaggaggaggaggaggaggaggagaagaagaaagaggacaAACCTGCTGCCACGGCAACAAACAGA GTGGAGGGCGGCCCAGCAGCTGCTGTAGGACTTAGGGGCCTTCATCACAGAGGCCCCGGCCGGCCCCGAGGACGAGGACGAGGCAGAGGCAGGGGGCGTGGACGGGGACGGGGAAGATCACTGGGGCCGCCACCCAag GTGACGGTGGGCCTTGTCAGTAGGCGGGGCCGTCGCGGCAGACCTCCGAAGCTCTCCTccgtcaccatggtaacagcgGAGCAACAGGTGGAGAGGAGACGAGACCGACTGCAGGAG CTGGTGGAGCAGTGCGAGGATGAGGAGCTGATGGACATTGTTCTTCCTCGTTTGACCAAAGTGTTGAGTCTTTGGGAGCTGCTCCTGGCAAAG GTGGAGGGTGGCGGTCCGGCTCGGACTCGGTTTCCAgacatttactgtgagtttGAGTCCCTTCAGGCACAGGTGAGACAGGCTGCTCAGGAATACATTGTCAGCCCGCAGAGTGGAGCCATGCCCCTGGAGGTCAGGAACATCGAG GTTGCCAGGTCTCTGGGGATCCTGGATGAACTGAACAGGATGAAAGTGGTTCCTGGAGCATCTCCCAGCTCCAGTCTGACTAATAAGAACGTCCGATACATGGAG AATTCCAAGATGCTGCCGCCTTCAAAGAGATTCAAGATGGAAAACAGCGTTCCAGTTCACCAGAATGGCATCGAGACGCCCAGAGCAG TTGGGACAGCAGTGACCTCTGTGACCTCCAATCTGAAGCCCTGCTCagtttctgtctctcctctgaTGATTCCAGCTGCAAGCAAACAGCTGACCACCACTGCTGACTCCACCTCCAG CTCCTCTGGCTCCACCTCTGCTAAGATGCCCTCCACTCAGGCTCCACCAGCTGTCACGCCCACGCCCATGGAGGTGAGCCCAGGTGAGGACCAGCCGATGGGGCCTTTAAAAACCGACGCCCAGGTGGAGCCTCCGAAGACGGTCGCCCAGTTGACACCTCTGAAAACCGACGCCCAGGTAGAGCCTCTGTTGGCCAGCCAGGACCAGGTCCTGAGCACCAGTGACATCACAGCCCAGATGAAGGTGCTGGAGAAAGCTCTGGATTCAAGCTCCAAAACCACCGTAGATTCAAAGACACCTGAGTCCAGCTCCACCCAGACCCCTGAGTCCAGCTCCGCCCAGACCCCTGAGTCCAGCTCCACCCAGACACCTGAGTCCAGTTCAGTCCAGACTCCGGCTTTCTCTTCACTCCAGCAGAAAGAGTCAGGCTCAGCGGATCCCTGCGAGCCCAAAGAGCTCCAGGAGGGTCAGGAAATTTACATCCAGACCGAGGGGCTGACAGTCCAGCTGGCAGAGCC